The Pseudarthrobacter sulfonivorans genome includes a window with the following:
- a CDS encoding HNH endonuclease, with translation MRTLVLNAGYEPLAVVTFRRALVLVLTGKASVIAEGDDPVVGPQEILGRPSVILLNRYIRPRYNQGTAVSRRGVLRRDGHRCAYCGKGAHTIDHVQPKSRGGADSWENLVAACLRCNNTKGDHTPAEMGWKLRFDPEPPHGTIWQIKELEKPTPAWDPFLLPERAA, from the coding sequence ATGCGCACTCTCGTTCTGAATGCTGGATATGAACCGCTGGCGGTAGTCACCTTCCGCCGGGCGCTGGTGCTTGTGCTCACGGGCAAGGCCAGTGTCATTGCCGAGGGCGATGATCCTGTGGTGGGACCGCAGGAGATCCTGGGCCGACCGTCCGTGATTCTCCTGAACCGCTACATCCGCCCCAGATACAACCAGGGCACCGCAGTCAGCCGCCGCGGAGTCCTGCGGCGGGACGGCCACCGCTGCGCGTATTGCGGCAAAGGTGCCCACACCATCGACCATGTGCAGCCCAAATCACGTGGCGGCGCCGACTCCTGGGAGAACCTGGTGGCCGCGTGCCTCCGGTGCAACAACACCAAGGGTGACCACACGCCGGCTGAAATGGGCTGGAAGCTGAGGTTTGATCCGGAACCGCCGCATGGCACTATCTGGCAGATCAAAGAACTTGAGAAGCCCACTCCGGCCTGGGATCCGTTCCTGCTGCCCGAACGGGCCGCCTGA
- a CDS encoding NlpC/P60 family protein: MTTRATVARHRAEVAKTNSLAVIAKAVGDNAGGMGRQAAVIAAASGLVLTSGIAANAADTGVQREAASASNLEAEVSAPAIISAASTIAISYEKPAVTTTPAPVEAPAPVVEAPAPAKAAATLTVASATPAAPKAPVSASGKGQAILSAAYAQLGVSQDCTMLVTNALAAVGINYHGWPAGYLSLGQTVSAAEAQPGDLIYYADGGAGMAHIAVYAGNGQAVHGGYNGNQTVVFSANVGSGPVFIRVS; this comes from the coding sequence ATGACTACACGTGCAACTGTTGCACGGCACCGCGCCGAGGTCGCCAAGACCAACTCGCTGGCTGTCATTGCCAAGGCTGTCGGCGACAACGCCGGCGGCATGGGCCGTCAGGCTGCGGTTATCGCTGCTGCTTCCGGCCTTGTCCTGACCAGTGGTATCGCTGCGAACGCGGCTGACACCGGCGTCCAGCGTGAAGCTGCGTCCGCTTCGAACCTTGAGGCTGAGGTTTCCGCCCCGGCCATCATTTCGGCTGCTTCCACCATTGCCATCTCCTACGAGAAGCCCGCAGTGACCACCACGCCGGCTCCCGTTGAGGCTCCCGCGCCTGTTGTTGAAGCTCCGGCTCCGGCCAAGGCCGCGGCCACCCTCACGGTAGCGTCGGCAACTCCGGCCGCTCCGAAGGCGCCGGTCTCCGCCAGCGGCAAGGGCCAGGCCATCCTGTCGGCAGCCTATGCACAGCTCGGCGTCAGCCAGGACTGCACCATGCTGGTCACCAACGCCCTGGCCGCCGTGGGCATCAACTACCACGGCTGGCCCGCGGGGTACCTGTCCCTGGGTCAGACCGTCAGTGCCGCCGAGGCCCAGCCCGGCGACCTGATCTATTACGCCGACGGCGGCGCGGGCATGGCCCACATTGCCGTATACGCCGGCAACGGCCAGGCAGTGCACGGCGGCTACAACGGCAACCAGACCGTTGTTTTCAGCGCCAACGTTGGCTCGGGACCGGTCTTCATCCGCGTGTCCTAG
- a CDS encoding C40 family peptidase gives MSKAVSANAGTVGRQAAVIAAASGLILSMGLPANAADSTAGVSASTESGSAQTALAVTAAPTATVSFERPVIKTTPAPKVETVRAQSTASETGAQRAAATEAAASKLADTVSSAAASGLAALAYTGIGHPYLWGGTTPNGWDCSGFTQWVYAQAGISIPRTNAWTAMRPTATPVPGDLVMQNGGAHVGIYVGNGMMISALNPSQGTLLHSVASTGGGSFFTLAP, from the coding sequence GTGTCCAAGGCCGTCAGTGCCAATGCCGGGACCGTAGGTCGCCAGGCTGCTGTTATCGCAGCTGCATCAGGTCTGATCCTGAGCATGGGGCTTCCGGCCAACGCCGCGGATTCCACCGCCGGCGTTTCCGCCTCTACCGAGTCCGGTTCCGCGCAGACGGCACTTGCCGTAACTGCCGCGCCCACGGCTACCGTTTCCTTCGAACGCCCCGTCATCAAGACGACGCCGGCGCCGAAGGTTGAGACGGTCCGTGCGCAGTCCACGGCCTCCGAAACCGGGGCTCAGCGTGCTGCCGCAACCGAGGCCGCGGCCTCCAAGCTCGCTGACACTGTCTCCTCCGCTGCCGCTTCGGGTCTGGCAGCACTTGCTTACACCGGTATCGGTCACCCCTACCTCTGGGGCGGCACCACTCCCAACGGCTGGGACTGCTCCGGCTTCACCCAGTGGGTCTACGCCCAGGCCGGCATCAGCATTCCCCGCACCAATGCCTGGACGGCCATGCGGCCCACCGCCACACCGGTCCCCGGTGACCTGGTCATGCAGAATGGCGGCGCCCACGTTGGCATTTACGTCGGCAACGGCATGATGATCAGCGCACTGAACCCGTCGCAGGGCACGCTGCTCCACTCGGTGGCATCCACGGGCGGCGGATCCTTCTTCACGCTGGCCCCGTAG
- a CDS encoding M23 family metallopeptidase — protein sequence MTTQYSRGRRRAVGPASAPRVAEDFSAERPRDPQREARRRRGPFRQMTDFAAASGLGQKAGIALAATGLALTVTVPVTGPVMATPAPGQAASAVSAAPQPEVTAEAAAQIDFSRSSVVTQGDPDGKLKQLLSAQSAGSITRAASAGSLGSPLAQLATASPFGFRVSPITGGSGDFHRGQDFVAQCGTSVLAAASGTVTFVGWHQYGGGNRVVVDHGNGLETTYNHLSSASVKVGQTVSRGDVVALSGTTGASTGCHLHFEVQVNGEVVDPTGWL from the coding sequence TTGACCACGCAATACTCGAGGGGCCGCCGTCGCGCGGTGGGTCCCGCCTCGGCGCCCAGAGTGGCCGAGGATTTCAGCGCGGAGAGGCCCCGCGACCCACAGCGGGAAGCCCGCCGCCGCCGGGGACCCTTCCGGCAGATGACGGATTTCGCCGCCGCCAGTGGCCTCGGCCAGAAGGCCGGCATCGCCTTGGCAGCAACAGGCCTGGCTCTCACCGTGACGGTTCCTGTGACCGGCCCCGTGATGGCCACTCCGGCACCCGGCCAGGCTGCGTCGGCCGTTTCCGCTGCTCCGCAGCCCGAAGTTACCGCCGAAGCCGCCGCCCAAATTGATTTCAGCCGCTCGTCCGTGGTGACCCAGGGTGATCCCGACGGCAAACTGAAGCAGCTCCTGAGTGCCCAGTCCGCGGGATCCATTACCCGCGCTGCCTCTGCCGGAAGCCTCGGCTCGCCGCTCGCCCAGCTGGCTACGGCCTCACCCTTCGGATTCCGAGTCAGCCCGATTACCGGCGGCTCCGGCGACTTCCACCGTGGCCAGGACTTCGTGGCACAGTGCGGAACCTCTGTCCTGGCTGCTGCCAGCGGTACCGTCACCTTCGTTGGCTGGCACCAGTACGGCGGCGGCAACCGCGTGGTGGTGGATCACGGCAATGGCCTTGAAACCACTTACAACCACCTCTCCTCCGCCAGCGTCAAGGTAGGCCAGACAGTCAGCCGCGGCGACGTTGTTGCCCTCAGCGGCACCACGGGCGCGTCCACGGGCTGCCACCTCCACTTCGAGGTCCAGGTCAATGGCGAAGTCGTTGACCCCACCGGCTGGCTCTGA
- a CDS encoding metal-dependent transcriptional regulator, whose product MTDLIDTTEMYLRTILELEEENIVALRARIAERLRHSGPTVSQTIGRMERDGLVVVSGDRHLELTEAGRKRATEVMRKHRLAERLLADVIGLDWAYVHDEACRWEHVMSERVEQRIYELLNHPTESPYGNPIPGLAALGGPAPALPDAGVINLLDAMQGYGPASNVTVSRLAEPIQVEPELLVQLDEGGIRPGATVSLERVGEYISVRVPGIEGALELPPEVASHVFVSVS is encoded by the coding sequence ATGACGGATCTGATCGATACTACGGAGATGTATCTTCGGACCATTTTGGAGCTTGAAGAAGAGAACATCGTTGCTCTTCGCGCACGCATCGCCGAACGGCTGCGGCATTCCGGACCCACGGTGTCCCAAACCATCGGCCGGATGGAACGCGACGGACTGGTCGTAGTCTCCGGAGACCGCCATCTGGAGCTCACGGAAGCCGGGCGGAAACGCGCTACGGAAGTGATGCGCAAGCACAGGCTCGCGGAACGGCTCCTGGCGGATGTGATTGGCCTGGACTGGGCCTATGTCCACGATGAAGCGTGCCGCTGGGAGCATGTGATGAGCGAACGCGTAGAGCAGCGCATCTACGAACTGCTCAACCACCCCACCGAGTCTCCGTACGGCAACCCCATCCCCGGGCTGGCCGCCCTGGGCGGGCCGGCGCCCGCGCTCCCAGACGCCGGTGTGATTAATCTCCTTGATGCGATGCAGGGCTACGGGCCGGCGTCGAACGTGACAGTCAGCCGGCTGGCTGAGCCCATCCAGGTGGAACCTGAGCTGCTGGTCCAGCTGGATGAAGGCGGGATCAGGCCCGGTGCCACGGTGTCCCTGGAGCGCGTAGGGGAGTACATTTCCGTGCGCGTGCCGGGAATCGAAGGGGCGCTCGAGTTGCCCCCGGAAGTGGCATCCCACGTCTTCGTTTCCGTCAGCTGA
- the serC gene encoding phosphoserine transaminase encodes MSETSITIPADLLPKDGRFGAGPSKVRPEQLEALSAASKTILGTSHRQAPVKNLVGSVREGLSQFFRAPEGYEVVLGVGGSTAFWDVASFGLVEKKAQHLSFGEFGSKFASATNKAPFLDASSIIKSEPGTRPVSAAEAGVDVYAWPQNETSTGVAAPVKRVAGADAGSLVLVDATSAAGGLDVDVSEADVYYFAPQKNFASDGGLWLGLFSPAALERAARVKASGRWIPDFLDLQTAIDNSKLNQTYNTPSLSTLVTLDAQVQWLNANGGLDFASARTADSAGRIYSWAEASEYATPFVAKAEDRSNVIATIDFDDSIDAAAIAKVLRANGIVDTEPYRKLGRNQLRIATFVAIEPADVSALLASIDYVVGELRK; translated from the coding sequence GTGAGCGAAACCAGCATCACTATTCCCGCCGACCTCCTGCCAAAGGATGGACGGTTCGGCGCAGGACCCTCCAAGGTCAGGCCGGAGCAGCTCGAAGCGCTCTCAGCGGCGTCCAAGACCATACTGGGCACCTCCCACCGCCAGGCTCCGGTCAAGAACCTCGTGGGCTCCGTCCGTGAAGGCCTCAGCCAGTTCTTCCGCGCCCCCGAAGGCTACGAAGTGGTCCTCGGCGTCGGCGGCTCCACCGCTTTCTGGGACGTCGCCAGCTTCGGCCTGGTGGAAAAGAAGGCCCAGCACCTGTCCTTCGGCGAGTTCGGCTCCAAATTCGCCTCAGCCACCAACAAGGCCCCGTTCCTGGACGCCTCCTCCATCATCAAGTCCGAGCCCGGCACCCGTCCGGTATCGGCCGCCGAGGCTGGCGTGGATGTCTACGCCTGGCCGCAGAACGAAACCTCCACGGGTGTCGCGGCTCCGGTCAAGCGCGTCGCGGGCGCCGACGCCGGTTCCCTGGTCCTGGTGGACGCCACTTCCGCAGCCGGCGGCCTGGACGTGGACGTCTCCGAGGCCGATGTCTACTACTTCGCCCCGCAGAAGAACTTCGCCTCCGACGGCGGCCTGTGGCTGGGTCTCTTCTCCCCCGCCGCGCTGGAACGCGCCGCCCGGGTCAAGGCCAGTGGTCGCTGGATCCCCGATTTCCTGGACCTCCAGACCGCCATCGACAACTCCAAGCTGAACCAGACGTACAACACGCCGTCGCTCTCCACCCTGGTGACCCTCGACGCGCAGGTGCAGTGGCTGAACGCCAACGGCGGCCTGGACTTCGCGTCCGCCCGCACCGCTGACTCCGCCGGCCGGATCTACTCCTGGGCCGAGGCCTCCGAGTACGCCACCCCGTTCGTGGCCAAGGCGGAGGACCGTTCCAACGTCATCGCCACCATCGACTTCGACGACTCGATCGACGCCGCCGCGATCGCCAAGGTGCTCCGCGCCAACGGGATCGTGGACACCGAGCCGTACCGCAAGCTGGGCCGCAACCAGCTCCGGATCGCCACGTTTGTTGCCATCGAGCCAGCTGACGTCTCCGCGCTGCTGGCAAGCATCGACTACGTGGTGGGCGAGCTGCGCAAGTAG
- a CDS encoding MFS transporter — translation MSTFKSLHILNYRIWFLGALVSNIGTWMQRTAQDWLVFDHLTDHDAGAMGITMALQLGPQLFLAPVAGLVADRYSRRQLLIITQSMMALLSTGLGILVVLGAGQLWHVYSFALLLGMVSALDAPVRQTFVSELVRDDYLPNAVALNSASFNVARMIGPAVAGVLTVAVGPGWVFLINTFTFLAMLLSLWKIPAASLRQLPRAAPGKGRIREGLRYVRFRPDIVVVLVAVFIVGTLGLNFVLFIAAMVGTEFGLDASAFGLMNSIMAIGSVAGALLSAGRGKPRLRMIFGAAAAFGVTSGLAALAPDYFWFGVALVPVGLFAITMMTSANGYVQTTTDPVMRGRVMALYMAIFMGGTPIGAPLVGWVANVAGPRWSLSVAAASGIIAAVIGMIWIIRAQRLRLTFNRRARGLRYFGVVSHLGVQQQGDNTNGAARDENPDDAVGR, via the coding sequence ATGTCCACCTTCAAATCCCTGCACATCCTCAACTACCGGATCTGGTTCCTCGGCGCGCTGGTTTCCAACATCGGAACCTGGATGCAGCGGACGGCCCAGGACTGGCTGGTGTTTGACCACCTCACCGATCACGACGCCGGGGCCATGGGCATCACCATGGCGCTGCAGCTGGGGCCGCAGCTCTTCCTGGCGCCGGTCGCCGGCCTCGTGGCGGACCGGTACAGCCGCCGGCAGCTGCTCATCATCACCCAGTCAATGATGGCCCTCCTGAGCACCGGCCTGGGCATCCTCGTGGTACTCGGCGCCGGCCAGCTGTGGCACGTCTACAGCTTCGCCCTGCTGCTGGGCATGGTCTCCGCCCTCGATGCCCCGGTGCGGCAGACCTTTGTTTCTGAACTGGTGCGGGACGACTACCTGCCCAACGCCGTGGCCCTGAACAGCGCCTCGTTCAATGTCGCCCGGATGATCGGGCCCGCCGTGGCCGGCGTCCTCACCGTAGCGGTAGGTCCCGGCTGGGTGTTCCTGATCAACACCTTCACGTTCCTGGCCATGCTCCTGAGCCTGTGGAAGATCCCCGCCGCGTCACTGCGCCAGCTTCCCCGGGCGGCTCCGGGCAAGGGCCGGATCCGGGAGGGGCTGCGCTATGTGCGGTTCCGGCCGGACATTGTGGTGGTCCTGGTGGCCGTGTTCATCGTGGGAACACTCGGCCTTAACTTCGTGCTGTTCATCGCCGCGATGGTGGGCACGGAATTCGGGCTGGACGCCAGCGCGTTCGGGCTCATGAATTCCATCATGGCCATCGGTTCCGTGGCAGGCGCGCTGCTCTCCGCCGGCCGCGGCAAGCCCCGCTTGCGGATGATCTTCGGCGCGGCGGCTGCCTTTGGGGTGACCTCGGGACTGGCCGCTCTTGCCCCGGACTACTTCTGGTTCGGCGTGGCGCTGGTGCCGGTGGGCCTGTTCGCAATCACCATGATGACCAGTGCCAACGGCTACGTCCAGACCACCACCGATCCCGTGATGCGGGGCAGGGTCATGGCCCTGTACATGGCCATCTTTATGGGCGGCACACCCATCGGCGCCCCGTTGGTGGGATGGGTGGCCAACGTCGCCGGCCCCCGGTGGTCGCTTTCCGTTGCGGCCGCCTCCGGGATCATCGCCGCCGTGATCGGAATGATCTGGATCATCCGCGCTCAGCGGCTCCGGCTCACCTTCAACCGGCGCGCCCGCGGCCTGCGCTACTTCGGCGTCGTCTCCCACCTGGGCGTCCAGCAACAGGGGGACAACACAAACGGCGCCGCCCGGGACGAAAACCCGGACGACGCCGTCGGACGCTGA
- a CDS encoding DUF3027 domain-containing protein, protein MNAEAEQPNTTTAEKAGAKAEAKRRAGVPVWRTGKPDAFLATAVGEARTALEGITAASDIGAHLAAKSEGDRLVTHLFESRMAGYHGWQWYAVLTRNSRSKVVTVSELGLLPSEDSTLSPEWVPWAERVRPEDAQAAEEEEPRAAEASASKPDTSQAEADTSGSEDRDEESEESEDDDPAGEAD, encoded by the coding sequence ATGAACGCGGAAGCTGAACAGCCGAACACCACAACAGCGGAGAAAGCGGGCGCCAAAGCCGAGGCCAAGCGCCGCGCCGGCGTGCCCGTGTGGCGTACCGGAAAGCCGGATGCCTTCCTCGCCACTGCCGTTGGCGAGGCGCGAACCGCCCTCGAAGGCATCACGGCGGCGTCGGACATCGGTGCGCACCTGGCTGCCAAAAGTGAGGGCGACCGCCTGGTCACCCACCTCTTCGAATCAAGAATGGCCGGCTACCACGGCTGGCAGTGGTACGCGGTCCTGACCAGGAACTCCCGCTCCAAGGTGGTCACGGTCAGCGAGCTTGGCCTCCTGCCGTCGGAGGACTCCACCCTCTCCCCGGAGTGGGTGCCGTGGGCCGAGCGCGTCCGCCCCGAGGACGCACAGGCGGCAGAGGAAGAGGAGCCACGCGCTGCGGAGGCTTCCGCTTCGAAGCCGGACACTTCGCAGGCCGAGGCTGACACTTCCGGGTCCGAAGACCGGGACGAAGAATCCGAAGAATCCGAAGACGACGACCCCGCCGGCGAGGCTGACTAA
- a CDS encoding cold-shock protein, with the protein MPTGKVKWYDKEKGFGFLAGEDGQEVFLPKSSLPEGITELKAGTRVEFGVADGRKGAQALGLRVLDKTPSIAKAKRPSARDLAPLVQDLVSVLDNLSGTLSAGKYPEGNKGKAIAAALRKVADELDV; encoded by the coding sequence GTGCCTACCGGCAAGGTCAAGTGGTATGACAAGGAAAAAGGTTTCGGATTCCTCGCAGGCGAGGACGGCCAGGAAGTCTTCCTGCCCAAATCATCGCTGCCCGAAGGCATCACGGAGCTGAAGGCCGGCACCCGGGTTGAGTTCGGCGTTGCCGACGGCCGCAAGGGTGCACAGGCCCTGGGCCTGCGCGTCCTGGACAAGACGCCGTCCATCGCCAAGGCCAAGCGGCCCAGCGCCCGGGACCTCGCACCGCTGGTCCAGGACCTGGTCAGCGTGCTGGACAACCTCTCCGGAACCCTGTCCGCGGGCAAGTACCCGGAAGGCAACAAGGGCAAGGCCATCGCGGCTGCCCTGCGTAAGGTTGCCGACGAGCTGGACGTTTAG
- a CDS encoding helicase-associated domain-containing protein: protein MSLIRALSKELEARSDDSLRALFAARPDLMSPAVPDFSALAARASARVSVQRALERLNRPQMQVLETLHLCTNTDTEHSASAAGVRKLIAGSTVAALERILASLQELALVHRAEPPHGTPVSGHRQRYYLPVGSLKDVVGIYPAGLGRSYTELVRLQPAFAQRAVQLVAELHRSGVSIQNATTPMEAALALQHWTSSPEALGEALAGAPERTTALLAKFRNWAMGAVPQAQRKASVSNQGADVGPVDWLLARGLLVPLDAAHVELPHSVGLSLRGGAIINDFSLSPPVPELGSTTAALRRNAALGAIAETLRLVGDLLHAVREQPLATLRSGGVGVREMKRLAETLRIDQHRAGLLLEVSALAGLLRLDVDSSSWVQPPQLEWLALPRQEQWLWLVNAWLASERVPSLVGQPANGPGGVPAAHRALAGNTVNALSAEAQRPDAPVVRKRILEILEELTQEAAAADGTAPVLDAAAVLQRAEWTQPRMARRFSSLIRGVLAEAELLGLIGSGALSQLGSAIAEDNPDEALGILGEHLPAALNHVLLQADLTAVAPGYLAPELAEKLLVMADAEGHGPATIYRFSANSVRRALDAGHDASSLLEFLREHSATAVPQPLEYLVEDTASRHGRLRVGTAASFIQSDDEATVLELAAESKAAGLGLARIAPTVLISTAPPRETAQVLRGLGLSPSVDQAEPGVVRLRRTNNVPGGARPIYTAPRTAPAEDDVAAQLAVLRNRRAEASGNHAGPVAGSGEAATQLGLETLQRAIRLKQRVSMNVVDSQGNSCLETVVPLSVNGGRVRVFDPAKETERVLSIHRIIDIEAAEELRQ, encoded by the coding sequence ATGTCCCTTATTCGCGCGCTCAGCAAAGAACTGGAAGCACGCAGCGATGACTCGTTGCGGGCGCTCTTTGCAGCGCGGCCGGACCTTATGTCCCCCGCCGTTCCTGACTTTTCCGCCCTGGCCGCGCGGGCAAGCGCGCGGGTCAGCGTCCAGCGCGCGCTCGAGCGGCTTAACAGGCCACAGATGCAGGTGCTGGAAACGCTGCATCTGTGTACCAACACGGACACCGAACACAGCGCCTCGGCGGCGGGCGTCCGGAAACTCATTGCAGGGTCCACGGTGGCGGCGCTGGAACGCATCCTGGCCTCGCTCCAGGAACTGGCTCTGGTGCACCGGGCAGAGCCGCCGCATGGAACGCCGGTTTCGGGCCACCGCCAGCGCTACTACCTGCCGGTGGGAAGCCTCAAGGACGTGGTGGGAATCTATCCTGCGGGGCTGGGGCGCAGCTACACCGAGCTGGTCAGGCTCCAGCCCGCGTTTGCCCAGCGGGCAGTCCAGCTCGTTGCCGAGCTGCACCGCAGCGGCGTCTCCATCCAGAACGCCACCACCCCCATGGAGGCAGCCCTCGCGCTGCAGCATTGGACATCCTCGCCCGAGGCACTCGGCGAGGCTTTGGCCGGAGCCCCGGAACGCACGACGGCGTTGCTCGCCAAATTCCGCAACTGGGCCATGGGTGCCGTCCCCCAGGCGCAACGGAAGGCGTCGGTCTCGAACCAGGGCGCCGACGTCGGGCCCGTTGACTGGCTCCTGGCCCGGGGCCTGCTGGTCCCCCTGGACGCCGCGCACGTGGAATTGCCGCATAGCGTGGGATTGTCGCTGCGTGGCGGCGCCATCATCAATGACTTCTCCCTGTCCCCGCCGGTTCCGGAGCTGGGCAGCACCACCGCTGCGCTTCGCCGGAACGCGGCGCTGGGCGCCATCGCCGAAACCCTTCGGCTGGTGGGTGACCTCCTCCACGCCGTCCGCGAACAGCCGCTGGCCACGCTGCGCAGTGGCGGCGTCGGTGTCCGGGAAATGAAGCGGCTGGCCGAGACGCTTCGCATCGACCAGCACCGGGCGGGCCTGCTGCTGGAGGTCAGCGCCCTCGCCGGCCTGTTGCGCCTTGATGTGGACTCGTCCTCGTGGGTGCAGCCCCCGCAGCTGGAGTGGCTGGCCCTCCCCCGCCAGGAGCAGTGGCTGTGGCTGGTCAATGCCTGGCTCGCGAGCGAGCGTGTGCCTTCACTGGTGGGTCAGCCCGCTAACGGCCCCGGCGGCGTTCCCGCCGCGCACCGCGCCCTGGCCGGGAACACCGTTAATGCCCTTTCGGCAGAGGCGCAGCGGCCGGACGCCCCCGTGGTCAGGAAGCGGATCCTGGAAATCCTGGAGGAACTCACCCAGGAGGCTGCCGCTGCGGACGGCACGGCACCGGTCCTGGATGCTGCGGCCGTCCTCCAGCGGGCTGAATGGACGCAGCCGCGGATGGCCCGCCGGTTCAGTTCCCTGATCAGGGGTGTGCTCGCGGAAGCGGAGCTGCTCGGACTGATCGGCTCCGGTGCGTTGAGCCAGCTGGGCAGCGCCATTGCCGAAGACAACCCGGACGAAGCCTTGGGCATCCTGGGCGAGCATCTGCCTGCGGCACTGAACCACGTCCTGCTTCAGGCGGACCTGACCGCAGTTGCCCCGGGCTACCTGGCTCCGGAGCTGGCCGAAAAGCTACTGGTGATGGCCGACGCCGAGGGGCACGGGCCCGCCACTATCTACCGGTTCTCCGCTAACTCGGTCCGGCGGGCGCTGGACGCCGGGCATGACGCCTCGAGCCTGCTGGAGTTCCTGCGTGAGCATTCGGCCACGGCCGTGCCCCAGCCCTTGGAATACCTGGTGGAGGACACGGCGTCCCGGCACGGCCGGCTCCGGGTGGGAACGGCCGCCAGCTTTATCCAAAGCGATGATGAGGCAACGGTGCTGGAGCTGGCGGCGGAGTCCAAAGCGGCCGGCCTGGGGCTGGCCCGGATTGCGCCGACGGTACTGATCTCCACCGCTCCGCCGCGGGAAACAGCCCAGGTCCTGCGCGGACTGGGCCTCTCGCCGTCGGTGGACCAGGCCGAGCCCGGAGTGGTCCGGCTCCGCCGCACTAACAATGTTCCCGGCGGCGCCCGCCCCATCTACACGGCGCCGCGGACCGCACCCGCCGAGGACGACGTCGCCGCGCAGCTGGCCGTCCTGCGGAACAGGCGGGCTGAGGCCTCCGGAAACCACGCAGGCCCCGTGGCTGGCTCCGGCGAAGCTGCGACCCAGCTTGGGCTGGAGACGCTGCAACGGGCTATCCGGCTCAAGCAGCGCGTGAGCATGAACGTGGTGGACAGCCAGGGGAATTCCTGCCTGGAGACAGTTGTTCCCCTCTCCGTAAACGGCGGACGCGTCAGGGTCTTTGATCCTGCCAAGGAAACCGAGCGCGTGCTCTCCATCCACCGCATTATCGACATTGAGGCCGCAGAAGAACTGCGCCAGTGA